One Brassica napus cultivar Da-Ae chromosome A5, Da-Ae, whole genome shotgun sequence DNA window includes the following coding sequences:
- the LOC106416274 gene encoding transcription factor 25-like: protein MSGRLLKKVLKEHEESKLQNHHDEEDEDEEQLGGSRGRSSINPFDLLNEGDEDPESEKETEIDDEEKKKDEEADTVQLPSKNKSKKKKKKKTKETRSNVVVKSETTFDETLEALSLGTNSKQEEVQETKPSSSRPVLEIDPKYLNLENELRRMYGSKVVRSLESSSQAGGPGPSRQVRGGRRGGVHHITKTVLITPMENWARWDRSFSMEFLETKDGYNYFRYTHSSSYEQAQRAFQAAQNLHDLNGVASVLINNPYHIDSLITMADYFKFAGDHQMSADAIGKCLYGLERAWHPMFTPFNGTSRLKYSHDANKPFFTALFAHMRNMDRRGCHRSALEVCKLLLSLDTDNPVGALFCVDYFALRAEEYAWLEEFSEEYQSENSLWLFPNFSYSLAIARVYLEKTEESSLDSSKSSSLDLMMQALKLHPTVLKKLVDKVPLKDQAWGKMLKHYYFRSDQSKNPSLDHLISIYVERNYLIWRLPDVQKLLKSAAELVIKQLDDKESDAEDFLSVKEEAFPAKHNEYSHLSIHDFSDSVPTLPPDNLQNFVADPRMGGGEQVAAGGGGGGHHQQQQAPPVSDVANRNPLAVFLESMLPWVNLGEGDDDADHQPDNNG, encoded by the exons ATGTCAGGGAGGTTGTTGAAGAAGGTTCTCAAAGAACACGAAGAATCCAAACTCCAGAATCATCAcgatgaagaagacgaagatgaAGAGCAGCTCGGTGGCTCGAGAGGCCGTTCTTCGATTAATCCTTTTGATCTCTTGAACGAAGGCGATGAAGATCCTGAATCCGAGAAG GAGACAGAGATAGAtgatgaggagaagaagaaggatgaagaagctgacACCGTGCAGCTTCCTTCAAAGAACAAGtcgaagaaaaagaagaagaagaaaaccaaaGAGACTCGCTCCAACGTGGTGGTGAAGTCTGAAACCACTTTTGACGAAACCTTAGAAGCTCTCTCTCTCGGAACCAACTCTAAGCAAGAAGAGGTTCAAGAAACAAAGCCTTCTTCTTCAAGACCAGTGTTGGAGATAGACCCCAAGTATCTCAATCTCGAAAACGAGTTAAGGAGAATGTACGGCTCAAAGGTCGTTAGATCACTCGAGAGCAGCAGCCAAGCTGGTGGTCCTGGTCCCTCTAGGCAGGTACGTGGAGGAAGACGTGGAGGAGTCCACCACATCACCAAAACCGTTCTGATTACACCAATGGAGAATTGGGCTCGCTGGGACCGCTCCTTCTCCATGGAGTTTCTCGAGACCAAAGACGGTTACAACTACTTCAGATACACACACTCATCCTCCTACGAGCAAGCTCAGAGAGCCTTCCAAGCCGCGCAGAACCTCCACGACCTCAACGGCGTAGCCAGCGTCCTCATCAACAACCCTTACCATATCGACTCGCTTATAACCATGGCAGACTACTTCAAGTTCGCCGGCGACCATCAGATGTCCGCAGATGCAATAGGAAAATGCTTGTACGGTCTGGAGCGCGCGTGGCATCCCATGTTCACTCCTTTCAACGGTACCTCCCGGTTGAAGTACTCTCACGACGCGAACAAGCCCTTCTTCACGGCCCTTTTCGCGCACATGAGGAACATGGACAGGCGCGGATGTCATAGATCAGCTTTAGAGGTTTGCAAGCTGCTGCTGTCCCTGGACACGGATAACCCCGTTGGCGCGTTGTTTTGTGTTGACTATTTCGCGCTGAGAGCTGAGGAGTACGCGTGGCTGGAGGAGTTCTCGGAGGAGTATCAATCCGAGAACTCCTTATGGCTCTTCCCGAACTTCTCTTATTCCCTAGCTATAGCTAGAGTCTACCTCGAGAAGACGGAGGAGTCTTCTTTAGATAGTTCAAAGTCAAGCTCGTTAGATCTGATGATGCAAGCGTTGAAGCTTCACCCGACTGTGCTCAAGAAGCTTGTGGATAAGGTGCCTTTGAAGGATCAGGCGTGGGGGAAGATGCTGAAGCATTATTACTTCAGGTCTGATCAGTCGAAGAACCCGTCGTTGGATCATCTTATTAGCATCTACGTGGAGAGGAACTACCTTATATGGAGGCTTCCTGATGTTCAGAAGCTGCTCAAGAGCGCTGCTGAGTTGGTTATTAAGCAGTTGGATGATAAGGAGAGCGACGCGGAGGATTTCTTGAGTGTCAAGGAAGAAGCTTTCCCTGCTAAGCATAACGA GTACTCTCATTTATCAATACATGATTTCTCTGATTCGGTGCCGACTCTTCCTCCAGACAACTTACAGAACTTTGTGGCTGATCCTAGAATGGGAGGAGGAGAACAAGTGGCTGCGGGAGGAGGCGGTGGTGGTCATCACCAGCAACAGCAAGCACCACCGGTAAGTGATGTGGCGAATAGGAATCCATTGGCTGTGTTTTTAGAGTCGATGCTTCCTTGGGTTAACCTTGGAGAGGGAGATGATGATGCTGATCACCAACCAGACAACAATggctaa
- the LOC106454416 gene encoding uncharacterized protein C594.04c-like — MNRNLRNAIIAFLAPLPSIVFYLSFLRSYSPTSDPELSHIHSWCSNHPLLLANLLFFLNVNFLFWVIGLLQSSHWMIDVYWTVIPVMLVHYFASHPLGEYNKWRSMVVVILTWVWSVRLTHNYFRRENWEWGAREDWRFNDLRKQYGKHWWWLSFFSVYVSQQIFLIGICLPLYTIHSVDAPLNIWDFVSSAICLTGIVMAYFADTQLHEFVTQNQKLKEQGKPKIPNLDTGLWYYSRHPNYLGEQLWWWGLVVFAWNLGQGWTLIGALVNTLCLVYVTILVERRMVKQEYRAEAYRAYQKTTSVWIPWFKSQVAAAVSKDKST, encoded by the exons ATGAATCGGAACTTAAGAAACGCCATCATCGCATTCCTTGCTCCACTCCCTTCCATCGTCTTCTACCTCTCCTTCCTCCGTAGCTACTCTCCAACCTCCGATCCCGAGCTCTCCCACATTCACTCATGGTGTTCGAACCACCCGCTTCTTCTCGCAaacctcctcttcttcctcaacGTCAATTTCCTCTTCTGGGTCATCGGCTTACTCCAATCCAGCCACTGG atgatCGATGTGTATTGGACAGTGATACCTGTAATGTTGGTTCACTACTTCGCGTCGCATCCGTTGGGAGAGTACAATAAGTGGAGATCCATGGTTGTCGTGATCCTGACGTGGGTTTGGAGTGTTCGGTTGACTCATAACTACTTCCGGCGGGAAAATTGGGAGTGGGGCGCTAGAGAAGACTGGAGGTTCAACGACTTGCGGAAACAGTACGGGAAACACTGGTGGTGGCTCTCTTTCTTCTCCGTCTACGTTTCTCAGCAG ATCTTCCTTATTGGGATATGTCTACCTTTATACACCATCCACTCCGTTGATGCGCCTTTGAATATTTGGGACTTTGTTTCCTCGGCCATCTGTTTGACTGGCATTGTCATGGCCTACTTCGCCGACACGCAGCTACACGAGTTTGTAACCCAAAACCAGAAGCTGAAGGAGCAGGGGAAGCCCAAAATCCCCAATCTCGACACGGGTTTGTGGTATTACTCGAGGCATCCTAATTACTTGGGTGAACAGTTGTGGTGGTGGGGACTGGTCGTGTTTGCTTGGAACCTTGGTCAAGGATGGACTTTGATAGGTGCGCTTGTCAATACTCTGTGTTTGGTCTATGTAACAATCCTTGTGGAGCGTCGGATGGTGAAACAAGAATACAGAGCTGAAGCTTATAGAGCGTATCAGAAGACAACTTCTGTGTGGATTCCATGGTTCAAGTCTCAGGTTGCTGCTGCTGTCAGTAAAGATAAGAGCACTTGA
- the LOC106454417 gene encoding probable inactive purple acid phosphatase 14, which produces MGKILALFYVSLICLGLSVSPVDAYGRRQLRFNSNGRFKILQVSDMHYGFGKETQCSNVTPEELPYCSDLNTTSFIQRTIASEKPDLIVFSGDNVNGMCESGDAAKTMNMAFAPAIEAKIPWVAILGNHDQESDMTRETMMKHIVKMPYTLSEVNPFGSGIFPIDGFGNYNLQIEGPFGSPLFFKSLLNVYMLDGGDYVKLDGFAFNYDWVKSSQVNWYEHASKWLEMEYKRWPFPQKSTAPGLVYVHIPVPEFKRFTEPRQMTGVRQEQTCSAPINSGLFTKLVERGEVKGIFSGHDHVNDFCATLNGVNLCYAGGSGYHGYGKTGWARRVRVVEAQLEKTKYGRWGAVDKITTWKRLDDKNHSLIDTQLLWSKNTTLDTNYRFKCNKIKQH; this is translated from the exons atggGGAAAATACTAGCCTTATTCTATGTGTCTTTGATCTGCCTAGGTCTCTCAGTTTCACCGGTAGACGCCTACGGTAGAAGGCAACTTCGGTTTAATTCCAATGGCCGGTTTAAAATTCTGCAAGTGTCAGATATGCACTACGGTTTTGGCAAAGAGACGCAATGCTCAAACGTAACACCGGAAGAATTGCCTTACTGCTCTGATCTCAACACCACCTCCTTCATACAACGCACTATCGCTTCCGAGAAACCCGATCTCATCGTCTTCTCCG GAGACAACGTAAATGGAATGTGCGAGTCAGGTGACGCGGCAAAAACAATGAACATGGCATTTGCTCCGGCGATCGAAGCGAAGATCCCATGGGTGGCCATTCTTGGGAATCATGACCAAGAATCAGACATGACAAGAGAAACAATGATGAAGCACATCGTGAAAATGCCTTACACGTTGTCTGAAGTAAACCCTTTCGGTTCTGGTATATTCCCCATTGACGGTTTTGGGAACTACAATCTACAAATCGAGGGTCCTTTTGGGTCGCCTCTCTTCTTTAAATCCCTTCTCAATGTTTATATGCTTGATGGTGGAGATTACGTCAAACTCGATGGGTTTGCTTTTAATTATGATTGGGTTAAGTCCTCTCAAGTTAACTGGTATGAACACGCCTCTAAATGGCTCGAG atGGAATACAAGAGGTGGCCTTTTCCACAAAAAAGTACGGCACCGGGTTTGGTTTACGTCCACATTCCAGTACCCGAATTCAAACGGTTCACCGAACCGAGGCAGATGACTGGTGTGAGACAAGAGCAGACATGTTCTGCACCTATCAACTCTGGTTTATTCACCAAACTTGTCGAAAGAGGTGAGGTCAAAGGCATTTTCAGCGGTCACGACCACGTTAACGACTTCTGTGCCACGCTTAATGGAGTCAACCTTTGTTACGCTGGTGGTTCCGG GTATCATGGGTACGGAAAGACTGGATGGGCAAGGAGAGTCAGAGTAGTTGAAGCTCAGCTTGAGAAGACTAAGTATGGACGTTGGGGAGCCGTCGATAAAATTACAACTTGGAAACGACTCGATGATAAGAATCATTCTTTGATTGATACTCAACTTCTTTGGTCCAAGAACACAA CTCTTGACACAAATTACAGGTTTAAATGCAATAAGATAAAACAGCACTGA
- the LOC106412091 gene encoding B3 domain-containing transcription factor NGA1-like, translating to MMMTNLSLSREGEEEEEEEQEEAKKPMEEVEREHMFDKVVTPSDVGKLNRLVIPKQYAERYFPLDSSTNEKGLLLNFEDLAGKSWRFRYSYWNSSQSYVMTKGWSRFVKDKKLDAGDIVSFQRCVGDSGRDSRLFIDWRRRPKVPDHPTSIAHFAAGSMFPRFYSFPTATSYNLYNYQQPRHHHHSGYNYPQIPREFGYGYLVDQRAVVADPLVIESVPVMMHGGAQVSQAVVGTAGKRLRLFGVDMEEESSSSGGSLPRGDASPSSSLFQLRLGSSSEDDHFSKKGKSSLPFDLDQ from the coding sequence agaaggagaagaggaggaagaagaagaacaagaagaggcCAAGAAGCCCATGGAAGAAGTAGAGAGAGAGCACATGTTCGACAAAGTGGTGACTCCAAGCGACGTTGGTAAACTAAACCGGCTCGTGATCCCAAAGCAATACGCAGAGAGATACTTCCCTTTAGATTCATCCACAAACGAGAAAGGTTTGCTTCTAAACTTCGAAGATCTCGCAGGAAAGTCATGGAGGTTCCGTTACTCTTACTGGAACAGTAGTCAGAGCTATGTCATGACTAAAGGTTGGAGCCGTTTCGTTAAAGACAAAAAGCTAGACGCCGGAGATATTGTCTCTTTCCAGAGATGTGTCGGAGATTCAGGAAGAGACAGCCGCTTGTTTATTGATTGGAGGAGAAGACCTAAAGTTCCTGACCATCCGACATCGATTGCTCACTTTGCTGCCGGATCTATGTTTCCTAGGTTTTACAGTTTTCCGACAGCAACTAGTTACAATCTTTACAACTATCAGCAGCcacgtcatcatcatcacagTGGTTATAATTATCCTCAAATTCCGAGAGAATTTGGATACGGGTACTTGGTGGATCAAAGAGCCGTGGTGGCTGATCCGTTGGTGATTGAATCTGTGCCGGTGATGATGCACGGAGGAGCTCAAGTTAGTCAGGCGGTTGTTGGAACGGCCGGGAAGAGGCTGAGGCTTTTTGGAGTCGATATGGAGGAAGAATCTTCATCTTCCGGTGGGAGTTTGCCACGTGGTGACGCTTCTCCGTCTTCCTCTTTGTTTCAGCTGAGACTTGGAAGCAGCAGTGAAGATGATCACTTCTCTAAGAAAGGAAAGTCCTCATTGCCTTTTGATTTGGATCAATAA